One genomic window of Halolamina sediminis includes the following:
- a CDS encoding tyrosine-type recombinase/integrase — protein MDSQELRRDPRDDLRPITPRKAFEEWLGYVRSNTSGDTANSYERRVELFVSWCESEGMLNLNNVDGRDIKEYRDYRDPAVNRTTMKNELRTVRQFLEYGVALEAVEPALVEKIGHHIPSLTKGEESSDLTISRERVMAILAHLDKYRYATRDHALFLTLWDTGARISGVQALDVDDFDAEDGTVTFVSRPESETRLKNGQNGERMNVLDEKTVDVLRDYIREHRKKRTDEFGREPLFTTKFGRPTSSTIRRTTYTLTQPCSRGGCPHGEEPEACLYREHGHESKCPSSLSPHPIRTGRITDLRNRGVRIAHVAGRVDAMPDTIRAYYDKPDLGEDLARRRGPIANTGL, from the coding sequence ATGGATAGTCAGGAGCTGCGGCGCGATCCCCGGGACGACCTTCGCCCGATCACTCCCCGGAAGGCGTTCGAGGAGTGGCTCGGCTACGTTCGGTCGAACACCTCCGGAGACACGGCGAACTCGTACGAGCGACGGGTCGAGCTGTTCGTTTCGTGGTGCGAGTCGGAGGGGATGCTGAACCTGAACAACGTCGACGGCCGCGACATCAAGGAGTACCGCGACTACCGCGACCCGGCGGTGAACCGGACCACGATGAAGAACGAACTCCGGACGGTCCGGCAGTTCTTGGAGTACGGGGTCGCGCTCGAGGCGGTGGAACCGGCGTTGGTGGAGAAGATCGGCCACCACATCCCGTCGCTGACGAAGGGCGAGGAGTCGAGTGACTTGACCATCAGCCGGGAGCGGGTGATGGCGATTCTGGCTCACCTCGACAAGTATCGCTACGCGACGCGTGACCACGCGTTGTTTCTGACGTTGTGGGACACGGGAGCCCGGATTTCTGGCGTTCAGGCGCTCGATGTTGACGACTTCGACGCGGAGGACGGGACGGTGACGTTCGTTAGTCGGCCGGAGTCGGAGACGCGGCTGAAGAACGGCCAGAACGGGGAGCGGATGAACGTGCTCGACGAGAAGACCGTCGACGTTCTCCGCGACTACATTCGGGAGCACCGGAAGAAGCGGACTGACGAGTTCGGTCGGGAACCGCTGTTTACGACGAAGTTCGGTCGGCCCACGTCGTCGACGATCCGCCGGACCACGTATACTCTCACGCAGCCCTGTTCGCGGGGTGGCTGTCCGCACGGCGAGGAGCCGGAGGCCTGCCTGTACCGCGAGCACGGCCACGAGAGCAAGTGTCCTTCGAGCTTGAGTCCGCACCCGATCCGGACGGGCCGGATCACGGACTTGCGGAACCGGGGTGTTCGGATTGCGCACGTCGCGGGGCGCGTCGACGCGATGCCGGACACGATTCGAGCGTACTACGATAAGCCCGACCTTGGCGAGGATCTCGCTCGGCGTCGGGGCCCAATAGCGAACACAGGACTATGA
- a CDS encoding DUF192 domain-containing protein: MACDSSTTRDGGRDPPTADEAEVDGVETRLLADDVELAEGPLAQSLGLMFRRSIPEGYALAFPFDEPASRTIHTFFVFETARRALADRRRGGESRTPATVPRARRGLADTVVELPAGAADGVEPGDTVEVVSVTGRETATDYDRNSSAGARPSRVRTPTPTDKSSSACGTHLR, translated from the coding sequence GTGGCGTGCGACTCGTCCACCACCCGCGACGGCGGGAGGGACCCACCGACGGCCGACGAAGCGGAAGTCGACGGCGTCGAGACGCGGCTGCTCGCCGACGACGTGGAGTTGGCGGAGGGGCCGCTGGCCCAGTCACTGGGGCTGATGTTCCGTCGCTCGATCCCCGAGGGGTACGCGCTGGCGTTCCCGTTCGACGAGCCGGCGAGCCGGACGATTCACACCTTCTTCGTGTTCGAAACCGCTCGACGTGCTCTGGCTGATCGACGACGAGGTGGTGAAAGTCGAACGCCTGCGACCGTTCCGCGGGCTCGCCGCGGGCTCGCCGACACGGTCGTCGAACTCCCGGCCGGCGCCGCCGACGGCGTCGAACCCGGCGACACGGTCGAGGTCGTTAGCGTGACAGGTCGAGAGACGGCGACCGACTACGATCGAAACAGCTCGGCGGGCGCTCGACCGTCGAGGGTGAGAACGCCTACGCCGACCGATAAATCGTCGTCTGCCTGTGGCACTCACCTTCGATAA
- a CDS encoding winged helix-turn-helix domain-containing protein, whose translation MYRRVDWMKAADQSILQLLAPPKMLELTPSNVARNVGLSRGYTSERLSTLEEHGLVEADREGGHPYYSITDRGQAFLDGNLSLKELED comes from the coding sequence ATGTACAGGAGAGTGGACTGGATGAAGGCTGCTGACCAGTCCATCCTTCAGCTTCTGGCTCCGCCGAAGATGCTCGAGTTGACGCCCAGCAACGTCGCTCGAAACGTCGGGCTAAGTCGCGGGTACACGAGTGAGAGGCTGAGTACTCTCGAAGAACACGGGCTCGTAGAGGCCGATCGGGAGGGAGGACACCCTTATTACTCGATCACCGACAGGGGACAAGCGTTTCTCGACGGAAACCTGAGCCTCAAAGAATTGGAAGATTGA
- a CDS encoding transglutaminase-like domain-containing protein, producing the protein MKRRNFVVAAAATSTLAGCLDQVDPNNDSQRTTERPAQNESTQTPVPAKVSWEEAWLTGEQYAVTVTIEMRGSDSVSITTLSGDQVTKITSSGTHKIAGEGTNYGTAKLGTSLSASAGSQLLGSHTVGSKEQPSLPAFLTGLSGKTFPNEQSEKTYSREFKQSAHGTQTTFTLDVPSNLYKYYKERLRTPEYGAYVADRYDRAYIQSITDALEDYGERNDLSARQIVDHAVAIVQGMKYTQDKPATGYNEYPKYPVETLVDRGGDCEDTCILMAAMLRQLGYGVVLLLMPEANHMAVGVAGEESIEGTYYEKDETRYYYLETTGEGWNVGEAPESVKDVPAELVQVQDYPVLVFSYAVTVDSEGGVNSEIEVGNVGTSTATNGAIQMEFHDKSGNVVASDRQTLPNLDPERSTTLNMSLMPPDDRPLRARVGVLLDGSTHDMHTSDYRSPSN; encoded by the coding sequence ATGAAACGACGGAACTTCGTTGTCGCCGCTGCGGCTACCTCCACCCTCGCTGGCTGCTTGGACCAAGTTGATCCGAATAATGACTCCCAGCGTACTACAGAAAGGCCTGCTCAGAACGAGTCGACACAGACCCCTGTTCCGGCGAAGGTCTCCTGGGAGGAAGCATGGCTCACCGGAGAACAGTACGCGGTAACGGTCACCATCGAAATGCGCGGGTCGGATAGCGTCTCGATCACGACCCTGAGCGGTGACCAAGTGACCAAGATAACCAGCAGCGGCACCCACAAGATCGCAGGTGAGGGTACCAACTATGGAACTGCGAAGCTCGGTACATCTCTAAGCGCAAGTGCTGGCTCCCAGCTGCTCGGCTCCCACACAGTCGGGAGCAAAGAACAGCCTTCACTCCCCGCATTCCTCACAGGACTCTCCGGGAAGACGTTCCCGAATGAGCAGAGTGAGAAGACGTACTCCCGAGAGTTCAAACAGTCCGCTCATGGGACGCAGACTACCTTTACTCTGGACGTTCCGTCGAACCTCTACAAGTACTACAAAGAGAGGCTCAGGACACCCGAGTACGGTGCCTACGTCGCAGACAGGTATGATCGGGCGTATATCCAATCGATAACGGACGCTCTCGAGGACTACGGCGAGAGAAACGACCTCAGCGCACGGCAGATCGTTGACCACGCCGTCGCGATCGTTCAGGGAATGAAGTATACGCAGGATAAGCCTGCGACGGGATACAACGAGTACCCGAAGTACCCAGTCGAGACGCTGGTCGATCGTGGCGGCGACTGCGAGGATACGTGTATCTTGATGGCCGCGATGCTGAGGCAACTCGGGTATGGGGTCGTGTTGTTACTCATGCCGGAAGCCAACCATATGGCCGTCGGCGTCGCCGGTGAAGAATCGATCGAGGGCACGTACTACGAGAAGGACGAAACCCGGTACTACTACCTCGAAACGACCGGGGAGGGGTGGAACGTCGGTGAGGCACCAGAGAGTGTCAAAGACGTTCCTGCGGAACTTGTGCAGGTCCAGGACTACCCCGTTCTCGTATTCAGCTACGCCGTTACGGTTGACAGCGAGGGCGGCGTGAACAGCGAGATAGAGGTCGGGAACGTTGGCACGTCGACAGCCACCAACGGTGCCATTCAGATGGAGTTCCACGACAAGAGCGGAAACGTCGTCGCCTCGGATCGACAGACCCTCCCGAACCTGGATCCCGAGAGGTCGACGACGCTGAACATGAGTCTCATGCCTCCGGATGATCGCCCACTCCGGGCGCGGGTCGGCGTGCTCCTCGATGGATCGACCCACGATATGCACACTTCCGACTACCGCAGTCCGAGCAACTGA
- a CDS encoding sensor histidine kinase has product MAFSFLGIQPKHGVYSLGILCFGLGVVHLLTEGEGLGTALESFIICSMSGLVLVTGYQLADRPISKRGQWQTVWVGVGVMVSFALLALSIWLIWSLEGDQTELSFLVSFASSLGAAVGVRGGLYAIESEERLDEARDLANLLTINQRVLRHNLRNELSVSLGYLRNIEAADRSAETERDVRMIEKHLQRLLTTTDRTREIVSIWENDRTVEFDLATVLEGQIARIREEYPGVEIATEFEADCRVNCHSALPRAIREALENAIEHTPEGTSITARVRRGRDGKAVVEICDTGKGIPKFDVEAIEGQKETPLNHTQGLGLWIIYWTVKVSDGTLDLVAGSPQGTTVRITLPEAG; this is encoded by the coding sequence GTGGCGTTCTCATTCCTCGGGATCCAGCCGAAACACGGCGTCTACTCGCTGGGGATCCTCTGTTTCGGGCTGGGGGTCGTTCACCTCCTCACGGAGGGGGAGGGGCTGGGGACGGCGCTCGAATCGTTCATCATCTGCAGCATGTCGGGGCTCGTTCTCGTGACCGGCTATCAGCTGGCGGACCGGCCGATCTCGAAGCGGGGACAGTGGCAAACGGTCTGGGTGGGAGTGGGGGTGATGGTGTCGTTCGCGCTGTTGGCGCTCTCGATCTGGCTGATCTGGTCACTCGAAGGCGATCAGACGGAGCTGTCCTTTCTCGTCTCGTTTGCGAGCAGCCTCGGAGCGGCGGTCGGCGTCCGCGGCGGGCTGTACGCGATCGAGTCCGAGGAACGGCTCGACGAGGCCCGGGACCTCGCGAATCTCCTCACGATCAATCAGCGCGTGCTCCGGCACAACCTCCGGAACGAGCTCTCGGTTTCGTTGGGGTATCTCAGGAACATCGAGGCGGCTGATCGGTCCGCGGAGACCGAACGGGACGTCCGGATGATCGAGAAGCATCTCCAGCGGCTGCTCACGACCACCGACCGGACGCGGGAGATCGTCTCGATCTGGGAGAACGATCGGACGGTAGAGTTCGACCTCGCGACAGTGCTCGAAGGGCAGATCGCGCGGATCCGGGAAGAGTACCCGGGCGTCGAGATCGCGACGGAGTTCGAGGCAGACTGCCGCGTGAACTGCCACTCTGCCCTCCCGAGAGCGATCAGAGAAGCGCTCGAGAACGCGATCGAGCACACCCCCGAGGGTACCTCGATCACTGCCCGCGTCCGCCGGGGTCGGGACGGGAAGGCGGTGGTGGAGATCTGCGATACGGGAAAGGGGATCCCCAAGTTCGACGTCGAAGCGATCGAGGGCCAGAAGGAGACGCCGCTCAACCACACCCAGGGGCTAGGGCTGTGGATCATCTACTGGACGGTCAAGGTGTCGGACGGGACGCTCGACCTGGTGGCGGGCAGTCCGCAGGGGACGACCGTGCGGATAACGCTCCCGGAAGCGGGGTAG